A window of Chitinophagales bacterium contains these coding sequences:
- a CDS encoding GMC family oxidoreductase encodes MGDLQIKKTPKSYDAVIVGSGAGGGMAAYTLANAGLKVCLLEAGHAYDPQKNITQLKNPWDSPRRGASTKYRPFGDFDACYGGWDLDGEPYTKKDGTQWDWWRARMVGGRTNHWGRISLRFGPKDFKRRSIDGLGDDWPIGYEDVKPYYDRVDKLIGVFGTNEGLENDPDGFFLPPPKPRLHELFIKNAAQKAGVKVIPSRLSILTKKINEDRGECFYCSQCSRNCSIAKADFSSSNVLINPALKTGNIDVVTEAMVREVLTDKEGLATGVSYINKADMQEYQVTGRTVILAASACETSRIMLNSKSPRHPNGIVNSSGVVGKYLHDSTGAAMGGILPDLLGRKRYNEDGVGGMHVYSPWWLDNKKLDFPRGYHIEYWGGMSQPAYGFGWDIHGLNGKYKVNGVQKQAGGYGKSLKEDYRYFYGAGVGMAGRGEAIPTADNYCEIDPNVVDRYGIPVLRFHVKWSEHEIKQARHMKETFKEIMDAMGAVITWGDTDGPENDWGISKPGEIIHEAGTARMGSNPKTSALNGWNQAHDCKNLFVVDGAAFTSQADKNITWTILALSMRACEYIIDQMKKRSL; translated from the coding sequence ATGGGAGATCTCCAAATAAAGAAAACGCCAAAGTCATACGACGCCGTCATTGTTGGGTCTGGAGCCGGTGGTGGTATGGCCGCTTATACACTTGCCAATGCCGGATTAAAGGTTTGTTTGCTTGAAGCAGGGCATGCCTATGATCCCCAAAAAAATATTACCCAATTAAAGAACCCCTGGGATTCACCCCGCCGGGGTGCTTCCACCAAATACAGGCCGTTTGGTGATTTTGATGCCTGTTATGGAGGTTGGGACCTGGATGGGGAACCTTATACCAAAAAAGATGGAACACAATGGGATTGGTGGCGTGCCCGTATGGTGGGTGGTCGTACCAACCACTGGGGGCGTATCTCCCTGCGATTTGGTCCAAAGGATTTTAAACGAAGAAGTATCGATGGACTGGGTGACGATTGGCCAATTGGGTATGAAGATGTAAAGCCGTATTATGACCGGGTGGATAAGTTGATCGGGGTTTTTGGCACCAATGAAGGATTGGAAAATGACCCTGACGGTTTTTTCCTGCCCCCTCCCAAACCCCGTCTCCATGAATTGTTTATTAAGAATGCGGCACAAAAAGCCGGTGTGAAAGTCATTCCCTCCCGACTTTCTATTCTAACTAAAAAGATCAATGAAGACCGGGGTGAATGTTTCTACTGTTCGCAGTGCAGCCGCAATTGCAGCATTGCCAAAGCGGATTTCTCCTCTTCGAATGTACTGATCAATCCCGCCTTAAAAACGGGCAATATCGATGTGGTAACAGAAGCCATGGTGCGTGAAGTACTTACCGACAAGGAAGGACTGGCCACCGGGGTTTCCTATATCAACAAAGCAGACATGCAGGAGTACCAGGTAACGGGGCGTACGGTGATACTGGCCGCCAGTGCCTGCGAAACCTCACGGATCATGCTCAACTCCAAATCACCTCGTCATCCCAATGGCATTGTTAATTCAAGTGGTGTGGTAGGGAAATACCTGCATGATTCCACCGGTGCTGCTATGGGTGGCATCCTTCCCGATCTGCTGGGACGTAAACGTTATAATGAAGATGGTGTGGGAGGTATGCACGTGTATTCTCCCTGGTGGTTGGACAATAAGAAATTGGATTTTCCCCGTGGATATCATATTGAATATTGGGGAGGCATGAGCCAGCCCGCCTATGGTTTTGGTTGGGATATTCATGGCCTCAATGGCAAGTATAAAGTAAATGGGGTGCAAAAACAGGCAGGTGGATATGGTAAATCACTTAAAGAAGATTATCGTTATTTCTATGGTGCTGGTGTAGGTATGGCGGGCCGGGGTGAAGCTATTCCCACCGCGGATAATTATTGCGAAATTGATCCCAATGTGGTTGACCGTTATGGTATCCCCGTTTTGCGTTTTCATGTAAAATGGAGCGAACATGAGATCAAACAGGCCCGGCACATGAAGGAGACCTTTAAAGAGATCATGGATGCCATGGGTGCTGTCATCACCTGGGGTGATACAGATGGCCCGGAGAATGACTGGGGAATTTCCAAACCGGGTGAGATCATCCATGAGGCTGGAACCGCACGTATGGGCAGCAACCCCAAAACTTCGGCGCTTAATGGCTGGAATCAGGCGCATGATTGCAAAAACCTGTTTGTGGTGGATGGTGCAGCCTTTACCTCACAGGCAGACAAGAATATCACCTGGACGATTCTGGCATTGAGTATGCGGGCCTGTGAGTATATCATTGATCAAATGAAAAAACGCAGTTTATAA
- a CDS encoding Gfo/Idh/MocA family oxidoreductase codes for MSSRRKFIQQTSLAAAGFMIVPRHVLGKGYIAPSDKLNIAGIGAGGKGQSDLAEFAKSPHVNVVALCDVDDRQAVASRKKFSNAPYYKDFREMLAKEHKNIDAVSVSTPDNTHAVATIAAMQLGKHVYTQKPLTHDIYEARMLTEAAKKYKVVTQMGNQGASGDGVRRSKELVNAGLIGDVHTALAWTNRPVWPQGIPTPTGKYDIPAELNWDLWQGPAKSIDYNPAYLPFNWRGWWAYGTGALGDMACHIMDPIYRILPILYPDSVECSVATVWREMWNDTQNLDACPPSSIIHLNYPRTDGKGNIKVSWYDGGLLPQRPDELLPEEAFGNWDGGVLLIGSKGKLLMDCYGANPRLLPTKLMKETNLPGETIPRVKEGHYLQWVNACIAGYGKMETSSPFEFAGPFTESILIGNLAIRSWMLKNPKLKGWEDKYLGRKKLIWDAKNMRITNFDEANQFVKREYREGWSL; via the coding sequence ATGTCATCCCGTCGCAAATTCATACAACAAACCTCCCTGGCTGCTGCCGGGTTTATGATCGTCCCCCGCCATGTGCTGGGTAAAGGATATATCGCCCCCAGCGATAAACTTAATATTGCCGGAATTGGAGCAGGAGGAAAAGGGCAAAGCGACCTCGCTGAGTTTGCCAAGAGTCCACACGTAAATGTGGTGGCCCTTTGTGATGTAGATGACCGTCAGGCAGTGGCCTCGCGTAAGAAATTCAGCAATGCTCCTTATTACAAAGATTTCAGGGAGATGCTGGCAAAAGAGCATAAGAATATTGATGCTGTTTCGGTATCCACGCCGGATAATACGCATGCCGTGGCTACGATCGCGGCCATGCAATTGGGAAAACATGTGTACACCCAAAAGCCGCTTACCCATGATATTTACGAAGCCCGGATGCTTACGGAAGCTGCCAAAAAATACAAGGTAGTAACCCAGATGGGCAACCAGGGAGCTTCGGGTGATGGGGTACGGAGAAGTAAGGAATTGGTGAATGCAGGTTTAATAGGCGATGTGCATACCGCATTGGCCTGGACCAACCGCCCGGTATGGCCTCAGGGCATCCCCACCCCTACCGGGAAATATGATATACCTGCAGAACTGAACTGGGATCTCTGGCAGGGACCAGCCAAGTCTATTGACTACAATCCGGCTTATCTCCCTTTTAACTGGAGGGGTTGGTGGGCCTATGGTACCGGTGCGTTGGGCGATATGGCCTGTCATATCATGGACCCTATCTATCGCATTTTACCTATTTTATATCCTGATTCAGTAGAATGCTCCGTTGCAACAGTATGGAGAGAAATGTGGAATGACACCCAGAACCTGGATGCCTGTCCGCCTTCTTCGATTATTCACCTGAATTATCCGCGTACTGATGGAAAGGGAAATATCAAAGTATCCTGGTATGATGGTGGTCTGCTGCCACAGCGTCCGGATGAATTATTGCCCGAAGAGGCTTTTGGCAACTGGGATGGTGGTGTGTTGCTGATCGGGTCAAAAGGAAAGTTGCTGATGGATTGTTACGGTGCCAATCCCCGGTTATTGCCCACGAAGTTGATGAAGGAGACCAATCTTCCCGGGGAAACAATTCCCCGTGTTAAAGAAGGCCATTACCTGCAATGGGTCAATGCCTGTATCGCGGGGTATGGCAAAATGGAAACCAGTTCGCCCTTTGAATTTGCAGGGCCATTTACCGAAAGTATTTTGATTGGAAACCTGGCCATCCGTAGCTGGATGTTGAAAAATCCAAAACTGAAAGGTTGGGAAGATAAATATCTTGGGCGCAAAAAACTGATCTGGGATGCCAAAAATATGCGCATCACGAATTTTGATGAAGCCAATCAGTTTGTGAAAAGGGAATACCGGGAAGGCTGGTCTTTATAA
- a CDS encoding gluconate 2-dehydrogenase subunit 3 family protein produces MDRRESLRLLATGAIAGGSLLAGCNDKDGSPATAGNPDDIKFNLDRAPEEQERDSKLMRETFFTPEEMVTIGILADIIIPKDEVSGSATDAKVPDFIEFIVKDMPSHQNPMRGGLRWLDVHCLKEYGKPFSACSSADQMKVVEAIAYPNNVKPGFEQGASFFTLMRNLTATGFYTSEIGVKDVGYVGNTPNKWNGVPYDVLKQYGLSYTDKENQECVKYD; encoded by the coding sequence ATGGACAGAAGAGAATCCCTACGTTTGTTAGCCACCGGCGCGATCGCCGGGGGATCACTGCTGGCAGGTTGTAATGACAAAGACGGATCACCTGCAACGGCGGGAAATCCCGATGACATCAAATTCAATCTTGACCGTGCACCGGAAGAACAGGAAAGGGACAGCAAGCTTATGCGGGAGACTTTCTTTACTCCGGAAGAAATGGTGACCATCGGCATCCTGGCTGATATCATCATTCCAAAAGATGAGGTGAGTGGCAGTGCCACGGATGCCAAAGTACCCGACTTCATTGAATTCATTGTAAAGGATATGCCCTCACATCAAAACCCGATGCGGGGTGGGCTTCGCTGGTTGGATGTTCATTGCCTGAAGGAATATGGTAAACCGTTTAGCGCCTGTTCCAGTGCCGATCAAATGAAAGTGGTAGAAGCCATAGCGTATCCAAATAATGTTAAACCTGGTTTTGAACAGGGGGCCTCTTTTTTTACCCTAATGCGCAATCTTACTGCCACTGGTTTTTATACCTCGGAGATCGGTGTAAAAGATGTAGGGTACGTGGGCAACACACCTAACAAATGGAATGGTGTACCCTATGATGTACTCAAGCAATATGGTTTGAGTTACACCGATAAGGAAAACCAGGAATGTGTCAAATATGATTGA